The genomic segment CAAGCAATGTCTAACTGCGAACTCTTGAAAGATTTTTTGGTATGACAttggatgttttctttaaatCAGCGTCTTTAGTAAAAAATCATGCtaatcattttctttattttaaagaaactattaaacagaacacattttaatatctgaaaaacaaaacttttaaggctttttattgttttgatgcttgaaaacccAGTTTTTGCTGCAAAATTATTTTACACGACATCAAAAAAAAGGTATTTAGTCTTACCAAGATTTCTGACTTGCAATCGAATTTCTCTCATCTTTTGTAAGACATTTTCGTCTGCAAACTGGATTCTGTCAGCTGCTAAAACATACACTAGACAGAATGCCTGGTCAGAGACTTTCGGTGCTTCATTAAATGTTCCATCCCCTGGAGACAGTGGTTTTTCTGGATTAAACTGATAAAGACAGACCATTCTGACACCAGCTAAAAATATGGTTCAAGAGGGTATTATAAagctttttttgttattgttttttaccaCATGACCATGTCGAACGTGGCCATTAATGGCTTTAATGATGTCCTCCACTGGGCAGCCTTGCATAGGTCCTGTTTCCAGGCCCATGACATCATTAAAGACGACCGGCAAACTTGAATTTCCAGATTCAATTTCGAATGATTTGTACTGCATTGACAACACATAATACATGACAATTAAAACAAGCACACATTTAAAATTAgatgaaaatgtattgttaaaaaatgtgtaaatcataaaaaaaatggGAAGGGGGGGACATACTTCAACTGTGAAGCTTTTTCCACCAATCCTGTCACTCAGTGCACTGCTGGTTATTCGTCCTTTGAAGGCGTTATTAACAGAGTTTATAAAACTGGATTTTCCTGAACCACAGGGACCAACAACTAACACCCTCAAGCATTTCAGATCTGTTCTGCTTGGTTTCATCTCTTTAATGCTTTTTATTAAAGAGTCTTTTTTGGCCTtccttaaaaatataaaattcagTTTCTGTTAGAATAATTTTACTGTGTAAGTGAACTATTATTAAAAGTGTATAGAGCTAAACTAACCCCCATTCAGTGTTTCTCCATGGGTTTTCCCATTCTGCAAGAGATGGTTGgtttttttttagcataaaatGTTTTACATCTTAAGCtgatataaaattatatacacagttgaagtcaaaattattagccctcctgtgaggttttaaaggggtggtccactacgatattatattttaaactttagttgatgtgtaatgtagctgtgtgaacaacagcatttctgaatgtaaaatgctcaaagttcaatgcaaagggagaccttgatttttacagagttagcttagcaaagcctacaatgaacaaattttggggactacaaaaaatacttccgccccctgtgagatcacaaaagttcattattgcgcatcccacactgcgcaggtaaaggccgtggccagaggcgctgtaacgttactgcatagggagaaatgccatcctgctgttttcacagagcttctctgtttctgtatttgggcttccaaatgacacgacccaaacatagaagtgcttacagttcaatattgattatgttccagagaactataaaatacatagcaagcatgatttgacaaaacagctccagaatctctcccagttcagtgctggattcggctaaaatctcctcaaagatggagcaaggagacgctgtgaactctgtgagccatgacctgtaagtgtttttatttgttaaaattgatcatgacatctacagtgttaacggtatgttgtaacaaagatgtaaacaatgggaaattcTCTTCACGGCTAACATTTTAGCTACAAAtctatatttatcagtcaaacggctgtaaacacacacacatacataaacactctTGAACAGCACCTGCATCTCTCTGTATGAGATGGCAATGTTTCTCTACACAGGGCTGCTTTTCCATGCGTTTTTCAACTCagacaataaagtcgcaaaagatatgtgaacgattcatctTATTTACACAGGTATATTCCGGATATGCGTGAAAGACGTCCTGTGATGCGTTggttaaaaaaatacagcaatgcttTCCCAACTGaagtgtaacatcaaaaacaaatcaatccaggctcacacaggtctcatctcacatcttgtgctttattctgtcaccacagaaaataacttaatctgagcatgagagaaaaagagcAATAAACATCACTCCTGTGCActggcgtgacgtggagccgatcggcgaatcacagcacattatgatgataaccaatcagagtcacttgagggcgggccttttagagggactatgaaatatgacagtcgttttcatgttagctgagaagctgcgtataatcaaagtgagatatatgaaaaaattacacgatttccttcaagtgaaacatgagcacacattgctttgcatcttattaacacaaccaagccttaaaaattacattctggaccacccctttaattcttttaaaaatatttcccaagtgtagCTTAACAGAgagatgatttttttcaacacatttgtaacacATTTTGCCCTGATAACAGTAGATATTAGTTTACTGGTTATTTTGCTGgataatttaaaagcttaactaatatgttaaataggcaagtcattggataacagtgatttgttctgtagacaattgaaaaatatCTTtctaaaggggcaaataatattgttttaaaaacattttctaaataaaGAAACTGCTTTATTCAATCCAAActaaaagaaagtaaaaataagaaaaaatagaaaaatatatgtatattaggaactactgtgaaaaaaaattcttgctctgttaaacatttgggaaaatatttttaagggAATAGAAATTTGACTACATATATTATTGATTTTGAATTAAATGAAATACTTACCAGGTTTGGGTGTTAAGTTGCCCATTTCTTTGTATGGTAAAATTcccaaaataaacataaaaaagtatAGTGGAATATAATGACAAGGCAGACAAATCAATTTTGATACAACAACTTATTGCACATGATCCATATCCAACACAGATACGCATTCTTATATTTCCAGCACATTTTGTTTagctttgtaaaataaatgttgtaaaacacatttgtttatcCATCTTTTTTGATTTTGATCAAATGTTTCTTAGGACACACCCTTAaatcaaaatacaaacattttgtcCAATATAGTTTTCTTAAAAAACCTTTCTTGTGTAAATGAAATGAAACGATAGGCCATTAAAATCCATAAAGCAGCTTAAATTCCGCTTGATATACTCACCAAATTCTCACTGTACTGGTTCTGTTTGTAGAGTTAAACATGCAGTCTTACTAAAATACTGCAACTTCACTTTTACTTTCagtttaaacaaacacacacctgtaTTCCATTCAGACCAGCCTACTTAGTCACAACCCCAAGGCACAAACCAGCCTGCACATGTTGTGATTTTCAATCTTTTCatccaattaatttttttttcatgcgaTAGTATTTTATGTTATTCTGGGGCACATTATATCAGAACCCAGAAAATACTTTCACTGTTTTATGGTTcctttgagattttttttaaaaaaagttttttttttgtaatggttTTTCTATGAGAAAAAATATTCTAATCCACCTTActtattttactcattttaaatgtgtcaagtCTTGCAGTCTCATTTACTTCCTTATTTTTAGCCATgcaaaacagcttgttatgctgcaaGATGTTACAAATTagtatttacttatatttttttttgttaatatactTTTGTAAATGCACTGGTTTAGAGCAAATTTAACGGTTTACTACTGTTTGTTGTTCATTTACccaaaacagcaaacaaataaGAAGTCTTGAAACATTCACAGATAAGGGCTTCCACTTTAAAATCTCGAGATTTTCTTTCGAGACTTTGCTCGTCATGTTTGGGGTGCGAGTTTGTTTAGAACAAAATGCGCATTGTATTATGACATCAAGGACATCATTTTACTAAACAACTGAAATTCCCTTTTATAAAACTCCATATGAAGCACTGCATcaaatctttaaaatatgaatacagtATTTACTATCAATGTGCAGTATCAAGCAGTGCTTGGTTCTCAgctaaatattttttctccttGTTTTATAGTTACCAAGATGAatacttaagtctatttaactgattatattcaGATTAGTATTACACTAATCAATACAGCTACATAAATACTGTTAAAATCACCTCATTAAATTGACGACCCTTTAAAGGGCTCTTCAAGGActctttatttaactttatttagcTAATGTAAAAAATGCAATAGTGCTTTTTTCAGCAGATATTTAAATAACTAtagcaataaatatttaaaaatcttttttaaacctattttttaaattctgataACATGACAATTGATGTCAACTTTATTGAAATTGTGTTGTTTGCTAACCTACTTGAACAAAACATTTTGCTTAGCCCTTTAGACTTAAGCAATGAAGAAAATTTTAGATCATACATCTTTATTAGACTtgggtggcacgatggctcagtggttagcattgtcatctaacagcaagagggtcgctagttcgaaccctggtttggtcagttggcatttatgtggagtttgcatgttctccccatgtttgtgtgagtttcctccaggtgctccggtttctcccacagtacaaagacatgtgctataggtgaattgaatgaactaaattggcagaGTGTgcttgtgaatgagtgtgtatgtttgtttcccTGTACTAGTACAATgtctacacacaaaaaaaatgggTGCTTTTAGTAAATATTACTTAGTCCGAAGTGACTTTAAGTAATGGCAAAATCAAAATATCATAATTTTACTGAAAATGACAGAATCAATGTACTTTGACAAAGAAGTGCTTTGGAAGAAGGATTGCTTTAATGAATTAAAGAAGGTACATCATTAGGTAGGATGATGTGGTCTAATTAATCATAGAGATGAGAAATAAAGTTGCTGATGATGATAAAAACCACTCTGCTGCCTTAATCTTCTCTTGTTGTCTGAACAGCTGTCTGATCACTGACCTGCACAGTACACAAATAAAAAGATGGTGATCAGATTCAGATTTGAACAGATAAAgtttatgtatgtttatgtatgaACTACCAAACAATGATTTCattcaataacattaaaatgttgtAAGGTAAGTGCAGATTTATTATAATAGATATTATTTACTCATGTACAGACTAGTTTAttcagcttatatatatatatataacaaagaaAAACTATTTCTGTTTCTACTGTTCTAATAATACAATTGCCCACACATTGCAGGATTATGCTTTCTTCAGCTTATTTAAAAATACTGTCCAAAGGAACCATTTTTGGTAGTCACATCTCCTTTTTATGCATCACCATGGATCATAGTTTTAGCTTAAAAATTGTCTTTATTGTTCCACTGGAGAAAAAAAGTCATCCGCATATCAGATGACCTGAGAATGAAGTTTTATATTGTTTACCCTCATTATTGTCTATCCTAAAGTCTTCTgaatttgcattttgttttccaTTAAGACAGTATGGGTTTCAAACAACGTCTGATTAAACATTGCCAGAATAATTGCTTTAAATTAGCAAGACTCAGGTAAGACCTCTAACCTCTGAGTTTGATCGGGCCCAGCGTCACAGTATTGGTGTTGTAGGAGCTGTCAAGGGATCTCTTGCGTCGGTATTGGCAACCTTTACGGCAGCGAGAGTTGTAATCATTATCAGGGCAGATGATCACCTTACACTGCAGGTGAACATAGGCATGAGTCTGGAGGAACTTGAAAGCCCGGAAACTGAACTGAGCATATTGATCCACGCCATTGATATAGGATTGAAATGTGCTGTCTCTGGGACATCTACACAAACAAAAGAAGAGAAATTTAGTTTGAGCAACAGTTTTTTCAACATTATTGCAAATGAGTACAAATGTTTCAAATGACTCCCTTCACCTATGACAACATATTTGGTGGAGTAACAGTTGAGAATGAACAAGACTCACCCATTACGCAGCAGGTCATAGGAATGATCTTTAAAGTCATTTGGATTTGGAGATGCTACGCAAGTCTCCAAGAAGAGATCCAGGCTTGCATCAAATCTGGTTAGCTTGACTTGAACAAACAGATCGTCATTCAGGAACACTTCATATGGAGAGTCGTAAATCTGCTGGTTGAACTTTCTGGAGGTGTAGAAGGCAATGCTGGCATTGAAGCGGCCCGTTCCTGTGATGTTGCCATTGGGGATTTCTTCGGCCTTGTAGAAGATCTGCACAATAGTGTCCGGCTCCATTCGGCAGCCCACACTCAGAAGAAACTCTGACTGACGAGTGATTACACCCGACTGAGATGGAGATGCCCGCACATTGTTGGTGTAGGACACAAAACTGTTCATCATCTAAAGGGAAAGAGAGATGGAGAGTGGGTGATGTTGTGTGGCAAACACGGCTCTCAACAACGCACACATTTATCAAAATGACAAAGCAAATTTAAGTATTAAAAGCTGATGAGAAGCTGTCGAGACACATAGATCACACCTTTTTGGCGGTTCCACATGTGTTGAGGGGGAATCTGAACACAACTTCAGTGCTGCTAATGTTTGGTCTGCAGAGACGGTCATCCACATAAAGATCATTTCCACTAAATCCCAATGAGTTCAGATAAGACCTTCGAAGGACAATGACCATGTTGTCGGAGGAACAATCCACACGGCCTGCAATACAAGAAGCTTTATTACTTTAaagaaagtttaaaacatttagaaTTTACATTTCAGTTTTATTCTAGCTTGTTTAGTAATTAACTTTCTACTTGAATCTGGGAAAAAATTACAACCCAATaagtcaataaaaaataaaagcatatattACAGTTGTTTAATAGAACTAATTTAAGATATTTTCATATCCTACCTTGATCTGCAGTCAGAGAGCTGGTGAAATGGGCCTTGAACCCATGGCTAACACCAGAAAAGTCACTCCTGAAGACAACAGTCAAGTATCGTGAAGTAGAGTGAAATGCCTGATGTGTGGTGTCGTTGAAGCAGACATTTCCCAGCTGTGGATAACCAGTGGAAGAGCCGTCATGAATGGTAATGTAGTCACAGTCACAGCAGCGCTCCAGTCTGAAAGAAACAAAAAGGCACAAAATGTTACCCGAGACAGAAAAAAGTAATACTATATTCTTGAAAggcatatataaattatataaacacaaaataaaaacacaaaagcagccaaatgttt from the Danio rerio strain Tuebingen ecotype United States chromosome 17, GRCz12tu, whole genome shotgun sequence genome contains:
- the ifi44e gene encoding interferon-induced protein 44-like, coding for MGNLTPKPEWENPWRNTEWGKAKKDSLIKSIKEMKPSRTDLKCLRVLVVGPCGSGKSSFINSVNNAFKGRITSSALSDRIGGKSFTVEYKSFEIESGNSSLPVVFNDVMGLETGPMQGCPVEDIIKAINGHVRHGHVFNPEKPLSPGDGTFNEAPKVSDQAFCLVYVLAADRIQFADENVLQKMREIRLQVRNLGLPQVIVLTNVDQACPLVKNNLKKIYYSKKIKERMEWCSTAVGVPMCHVFPVKNYHEEIETSCDTDVLILQALMQIIELANDNVKERAAQQS